One Meiothermus sp. QL-1 DNA segment encodes these proteins:
- a CDS encoding alpha/beta fold hydrolase gives MRLGLVLLSSLAIGLAQPVRWPGEPQYISFPGAPTAAGPGLDRSYALAFPQEGGLRGTVVFVPGFLGGATNFEALARRLVTAAPGYRVWAWDRRANGLEDRRGFLTEDPWAYYRAYRLPELPFLKDWGLAVHLEDLERIVDQARTEGPVVLAGHSLGASLAALFALYRPEKLQGLILLDGAPRLVSVGAEAYLEGVQGPLGRLPGLNDLLAGRTPPYVAAFGLDPVGLALAEAQAYMAAQAPEADAPPGWVPFRSSRLAAALYRVDDRYAPSPIFAVSLGQAVAREGLSLLGLLGGNRVYTIRGPRGRRVEWRDTGEATDPMEFIRLYANPLTGFSEWFFPYRLLLDIAAFEVALPGLRPRPLPYPVLALGAGRGLLPRAEDFRSTAEFFPNTPLEVRVLPGLTHLDLLTSRNGEAVGPIAAYLGGVRSRQ, from the coding sequence ATGCGGCTCGGCTTGGTCCTCCTGAGCAGCCTGGCCATCGGGCTGGCCCAGCCCGTCCGCTGGCCGGGCGAGCCCCAGTACATCTCCTTTCCCGGAGCCCCCACCGCGGCAGGGCCCGGGCTGGACCGGAGCTATGCCCTGGCCTTCCCCCAGGAAGGAGGGCTCAGGGGTACCGTGGTCTTCGTGCCAGGTTTTTTAGGCGGGGCCACCAACTTCGAGGCCCTGGCCCGCCGGCTGGTGACTGCGGCCCCAGGCTACCGGGTCTGGGCCTGGGACCGGCGGGCCAACGGGCTGGAGGACCGGCGGGGTTTCCTGACCGAAGACCCCTGGGCCTACTACCGGGCCTACCGGCTGCCCGAGCTGCCCTTCCTCAAGGACTGGGGGCTGGCCGTACACCTGGAAGACCTCGAGCGCATCGTGGACCAGGCCCGCACCGAAGGCCCGGTGGTGCTGGCGGGGCACTCGCTGGGGGCCAGCCTGGCGGCTCTTTTCGCCCTGTACCGCCCCGAGAAGCTCCAGGGCCTCATCCTGCTGGACGGGGCCCCCCGGCTGGTCTCGGTGGGGGCGGAGGCCTACCTCGAAGGCGTCCAGGGCCCCCTGGGCCGCCTGCCCGGTCTCAACGACCTGCTCGCCGGCCGCACACCCCCCTACGTCGCGGCCTTCGGGCTGGACCCGGTGGGGCTGGCCCTGGCCGAGGCCCAGGCCTACATGGCCGCCCAGGCCCCCGAGGCCGACGCCCCTCCTGGCTGGGTGCCCTTCCGCAGCAGCCGCCTGGCCGCGGCCCTGTACCGGGTGGACGACCGCTACGCCCCCTCCCCCATCTTCGCGGTCTCGCTGGGGCAGGCTGTGGCCCGGGAGGGGCTTAGCCTGCTGGGGCTTCTGGGGGGCAACCGGGTCTACACCATCCGGGGCCCCAGGGGGCGGCGGGTGGAGTGGCGCGACACCGGCGAGGCCACCGACCCCATGGAGTTCATCCGGCTCTACGCCAACCCCCTCACCGGCTTTTCGGAGTGGTTCTTCCCCTACCGGCTGCTGCTGGACATCGCGGCCTTCGAGGTGGCCCTTCCAGGCCTCAGGCCGCGCCCCCTGCCCTACCCGGTGCTGGCCCTTGGGGCCGGGCGGGGGCTTCTGCCACGGGCCGAGGACTTCCGGAGCACCGCCGAGTTCTTCCCCAACACCCCCCTCGAGGTGCGCGTTCTGCCCGGCCTCACCCACCTGGACCTCCTGACCAGCCGAAACGGCGAGGCGGTGGGGCCCATCGCGGCCTACCTGGGAGGGGTGCGCAGCCGCCAGTAG
- a CDS encoding DUF4397 domain-containing protein gives MGYRGWMVAWVLALGLALAQQDGGTAFVRFAHLVPDAPAVDILSGGNKVFEAQVFKDVTYYAEVPAGSLTLTVQTAGQNPTKVADVTLRVQAGRYYTVMALGTAATLRAQVVEDRLAPAEGVAKVRVIHASPDAPAVDVALKGGPVLFRNLAFGQRSGYGTVRAGAYDLEVRPTGTTTAVLPLEGVAFEGGKVYSVFAVGLVAGQTLEVVVVEDSYGSP, from the coding sequence ATGGGTTACAGAGGCTGGATGGTGGCTTGGGTGCTGGCGCTGGGGCTCGCCCTGGCGCAGCAAGATGGGGGAACCGCCTTCGTGCGCTTCGCCCACCTGGTGCCGGACGCGCCCGCGGTGGATATCCTATCGGGCGGAAACAAGGTGTTTGAGGCCCAAGTCTTCAAGGACGTCACCTACTACGCCGAGGTGCCCGCGGGCAGCCTGACCCTGACCGTGCAGACCGCCGGCCAGAACCCCACCAAGGTGGCCGACGTGACCCTGCGGGTGCAGGCCGGCCGGTACTACACGGTAATGGCCCTGGGCACCGCGGCCACCTTGAGGGCCCAGGTGGTCGAGGACCGGCTGGCCCCGGCTGAAGGGGTGGCCAAGGTGCGGGTCATCCACGCCTCCCCCGACGCCCCCGCGGTGGATGTGGCCCTGAAGGGAGGGCCGGTGCTCTTCCGCAACCTGGCCTTCGGCCAGCGCTCAGGCTACGGCACGGTGCGGGCCGGGGCCTACGACCTCGAGGTACGCCCCACCGGCACCACCACAGCGGTCCTGCCCCTGGAGGGGGTGGCCTTTGAGGGGGGCAAGGTCTACAGCGTCTTCGCGGTGGGCCTGGTTGCAGGGCAGACGCTGGAGGTGGTGGTGGTCGAGGACAGCTACGGCAGCCCCTGA
- a CDS encoding fasciclin domain-containing protein, translating into MKRSLLVLAALALAALGLTLTQAQGTMTANQTIAQIVANNPNFSTLLTAVRTAGLVETLSGPGPFTVFAPTNEAFAKIPKADLDKLLADRAELTKVLQYHVVSGRVPSSQVVNLREAKTVEGRNITIQVRDGKVILNGVATVTTVDIQASNGIIHVIDTVLLPK; encoded by the coding sequence ATGAAAAGAAGCCTGCTCGTCCTAGCTGCCCTGGCCCTAGCCGCCCTGGGCCTTACCCTGACCCAAGCCCAAGGCACCATGACCGCCAACCAGACCATCGCCCAGATTGTCGCCAACAACCCCAACTTCAGCACCCTCCTTACCGCCGTGCGCACCGCCGGGCTGGTGGAAACCCTCTCGGGCCCTGGACCCTTCACCGTCTTCGCCCCCACCAACGAGGCCTTTGCCAAGATTCCCAAGGCCGACCTGGATAAGCTCCTCGCCGACAGGGCCGAGCTTACCAAGGTGCTCCAGTACCACGTGGTCTCGGGCCGGGTGCCCTCGAGCCAGGTGGTCAACCTCAGGGAGGCCAAGACCGTGGAGGGCCGGAACATCACCATCCAGGTGCGCGACGGCAAGGTAATCCTGAACGGCGTTGCCACCGTGACCACGGTGGACATCCAGGCCAGCAACGGCATCATCCACGTAATCGACACGGTGCTGCTGCCCAAGTAA
- a CDS encoding DUF2256 domain-containing protein, which yields MKGFKAHLPHKSCPVCGRPFQWRKRWARHWEEVKYCSEACRRARRVRR from the coding sequence ATGAAAGGCTTCAAGGCCCACCTGCCCCACAAGTCCTGCCCAGTCTGCGGCCGCCCCTTCCAGTGGCGCAAGAGGTGGGCCCGCCACTGGGAGGAGGTGAAGTACTGTTCCGAGGCCTGCCGCCGGGCCCGAAGGGTGCGCAGATGA
- a CDS encoding deoxyribodipyrimidine photo-lyase, whose protein sequence is MNLVWHRADLRLHDNPALHQALAQGPLVGLVVLDPQILENTSPRRRAWFYQNVRALRKAYQQRGGTLLVRTGPPWVVLPQVAEALGVRQVFAVRNTTPYAHFRDAKVAAALGRPLHLLPGQYVLEPDRLTKPDGTPYTVFTPFSKRWWAHLAPAPLEAPQRFPPVALPPGVEMGEVPEEAPGIPLPPAGEEAALRALEDFLANKLPFYAKTRDALDGKGVSRLSYYFTLGVLSPRLAVQRALRVGGEGAQKWVNELCWRDFSGHLLHHHPEMMRRAIDPRWEALPWNDDLELFQAWLEGQTGIPVVDAAMRELRATGFLSNRGRMVVAQFAVKLALLPWQKCERAFRDLLLDGDNASNLQGWQWAGGLGVDAAPYFRVFNLIGQAEQHDPEGSWLERWVPESEGRPGPYKTPLVDLAKARQRYLEAAQRIARRG, encoded by the coding sequence GTGAACCTGGTCTGGCACCGCGCAGACCTGCGCCTGCACGACAACCCGGCCCTGCACCAGGCCCTCGCCCAAGGCCCCCTGGTGGGGCTGGTGGTCCTGGACCCCCAGATTCTGGAGAACACCAGCCCCCGCCGGCGGGCCTGGTTCTACCAGAACGTCCGGGCCCTGCGAAAGGCCTATCAGCAGCGGGGGGGAACCCTGCTGGTGCGCACCGGCCCGCCCTGGGTGGTGCTGCCGCAGGTGGCGGAGGCCCTGGGGGTTCGCCAGGTCTTCGCCGTGCGCAACACCACCCCCTACGCCCACTTCCGCGACGCCAAGGTGGCTGCCGCCTTGGGGCGTCCCCTACACCTTCTGCCAGGGCAGTACGTCCTCGAGCCCGACAGGCTCACCAAACCGGACGGAACGCCCTACACCGTCTTCACGCCCTTCTCCAAGCGCTGGTGGGCCCACCTGGCGCCAGCCCCCCTCGAGGCCCCGCAGCGCTTCCCCCCCGTGGCCCTGCCCCCAGGGGTGGAGATGGGGGAGGTCCCCGAGGAGGCCCCGGGCATCCCCCTACCCCCTGCAGGCGAGGAGGCCGCCCTGCGGGCGCTGGAGGATTTTCTGGCAAACAAGCTTCCCTTCTACGCCAAAACCCGCGACGCGCTGGACGGGAAGGGGGTCTCCCGGCTTTCCTACTACTTCACCCTGGGGGTGCTCTCACCCCGCCTGGCGGTGCAGAGGGCCCTGCGGGTGGGTGGGGAGGGGGCGCAGAAATGGGTGAACGAGCTCTGCTGGCGCGACTTCAGCGGGCACCTGCTCCACCACCACCCCGAGATGATGCGGCGGGCCATTGACCCCCGTTGGGAAGCCCTGCCCTGGAACGACGACCTCGAGCTCTTCCAAGCCTGGTTGGAGGGCCAGACCGGCATCCCGGTGGTGGACGCGGCCATGCGGGAGCTCAGGGCCACCGGCTTCCTCTCCAACCGGGGGCGGATGGTGGTGGCCCAGTTCGCGGTCAAACTGGCCCTTCTGCCGTGGCAGAAGTGCGAGCGGGCCTTCCGCGACCTGCTGCTTGATGGCGACAACGCCTCCAACCTGCAGGGCTGGCAGTGGGCCGGGGGTTTGGGGGTGGACGCGGCCCCTTACTTCCGGGTCTTCAACTTGATCGGCCAGGCCGAGCAGCACGACCCCGAAGGAAGCTGGCTGGAGCGCTGGGTACCGGAGTCGGAGGGACGACCCGGTCCCTACAAGACCCCCCTGGTAGACCTGGCAAAAGCCCGCCAACGCTACCTGGAGGCGGCCCAGCGAATTGCCAGACGAGGATGA
- a CDS encoding ubiquinol-cytochrome c reductase iron-sulfur subunit, whose amino-acid sequence MKPRFDRRDLLWLIPSAITGGFFGWLGWRTYVIHFTKAQVGEPVWRPGPRLPVAAWAEFDRVWQFKYFEYRYHDSPFKAILLRLPEPVLGGLSLEDRHFLALSRICTHQGCTVNFVDNPELGSIAYNYRTDHPFLGCPCHFGAYEPLQGGRAVYGPPRHPLPRLRLEEEGGMLYVTGLEVPFRPIEAG is encoded by the coding sequence ATGAAACCCCGCTTTGACCGCCGCGACCTCCTCTGGCTCATCCCCAGCGCCATCACCGGCGGCTTCTTTGGCTGGCTGGGCTGGCGCACCTATGTGATTCACTTCACCAAAGCCCAGGTGGGCGAGCCGGTCTGGCGCCCAGGCCCCCGTCTGCCGGTGGCCGCCTGGGCCGAGTTCGATCGGGTCTGGCAGTTCAAGTACTTCGAGTACCGCTACCACGACAGCCCCTTCAAGGCCATCCTCCTCCGCCTTCCCGAACCGGTATTGGGAGGGCTTTCGCTGGAGGACCGTCACTTTCTGGCCCTCTCCCGCATCTGCACCCACCAGGGCTGCACGGTCAATTTCGTGGATAACCCCGAACTGGGCTCCATCGCCTACAACTACCGCACCGACCATCCCTTCCTGGGCTGCCCCTGCCATTTCGGCGCCTACGAGCCCTTGCAGGGGGGGAGGGCGGTTTACGGCCCCCCGCGCCATCCTCTCCCCAGGCTGCGGCTGGAGGAGGAAGGGGGGATGCTCTATGTCACCGGCCTCGAGGTGCCCTTCCGCCCCATCGAGGCGGGCTGA
- a CDS encoding tetratricopeptide repeat protein encodes MTLAYLLLALLLLLALAYALGPFRSRPEPFPKSPRPEELKAELEVVKTLAKEALGEERKRLLAQAVRLERQLAELGQDSPPPRRLSPALLGGAALGLLLLGAGLWAYTVPRLPGETIITSRNEARRLGELERQAERSGKAADWLAYANEAYALQDFERAVRGYLRVIEQEPRNPQAVRRIGVLLFMSGRPAEAVQALQIAVQAEPDEPEGWLFLGNAYFQLGRPAQAIVAWEGYLKAGGEARAQVENLIATARSQLASEDQGQRVYLAHCAACHGAEAQGGSGPRLRGNPVLRVPEAVREIVLKGRGQMPAVPLGEGEMEALLAYLKGL; translated from the coding sequence ATGACGCTGGCCTATCTTCTACTCGCCTTACTGTTGTTGCTGGCCCTGGCCTATGCCCTGGGGCCCTTCCGCTCCCGGCCCGAGCCTTTCCCCAAAAGCCCCAGGCCAGAGGAGCTGAAGGCAGAGCTCGAGGTGGTAAAGACCCTGGCCAAAGAGGCCCTGGGCGAGGAGCGCAAGCGCCTGCTGGCCCAGGCGGTGCGCCTCGAGCGCCAGCTCGCCGAGCTGGGCCAAGACTCCCCTCCACCGCGCCGGCTGAGCCCCGCCCTCCTGGGGGGAGCGGCCCTAGGGCTTCTGCTGCTGGGGGCCGGGCTTTGGGCCTATACCGTGCCCCGCCTGCCCGGCGAGACCATCATCACCAGCCGCAACGAGGCCCGGCGGCTGGGCGAGCTGGAGCGCCAGGCCGAGCGAAGCGGAAAGGCCGCCGACTGGCTGGCTTACGCCAACGAGGCCTACGCCCTGCAGGACTTCGAGCGGGCGGTGCGGGGCTACCTACGGGTCATCGAACAAGAGCCCCGCAACCCCCAGGCCGTGCGGCGCATCGGGGTCCTCCTCTTCATGAGCGGGAGACCGGCCGAAGCGGTCCAGGCCTTGCAGATAGCGGTGCAGGCCGAGCCCGACGAGCCCGAAGGCTGGCTCTTTTTGGGCAACGCCTACTTCCAGCTAGGCCGCCCCGCCCAGGCCATCGTGGCCTGGGAAGGCTACCTCAAGGCCGGCGGCGAGGCCCGGGCCCAGGTGGAAAACCTCATCGCCACTGCCAGAAGCCAGCTCGCCAGCGAAGACCAGGGCCAGCGGGTCTATCTGGCCCACTGCGCGGCCTGCCATGGCGCGGAGGCCCAGGGGGGCTCGGGTCCGCGGCTCAGGGGAAACCCGGTGCTGCGGGTGCCCGAGGCGGTGCGGGAGATCGTTCTCAAGGGACGGGGCCAGATGCCCGCCGTACCCCTGGGTGAGGGCGAGATGGAGGCCCTTCTGGCCTACCTCAAAGGCCTATGA
- a CDS encoding cytochrome c-type biogenesis protein CcmH — translation MKRLGLLLWLGLGVLAQPAPNTPPPDFPPQVFEIARELRCPVCQGESAAESNAGIALEMRRIIAEKLAQGESPAEIKQFFVERYGDWILYNPPARGATLWVWLSPLVGLLLLGYGLWRYQAQVRARAEQTALQVPEEEIARLEAELDRR, via the coding sequence GTGAAGCGGCTTGGTCTTCTGCTCTGGCTGGGACTGGGGGTGCTGGCCCAGCCTGCCCCCAACACCCCACCCCCCGACTTCCCACCCCAGGTTTTCGAGATTGCGCGGGAGCTGCGCTGCCCGGTCTGCCAGGGGGAGTCGGCGGCGGAGTCGAACGCGGGCATTGCCCTGGAGATGCGCCGAATTATCGCTGAAAAGCTCGCCCAGGGCGAAAGCCCCGCCGAGATCAAACAGTTTTTCGTGGAGCGCTACGGCGACTGGATTCTCTACAACCCCCCCGCCCGCGGGGCCACCCTTTGGGTCTGGCTCTCGCCCCTGGTGGGCCTTCTGCTTTTGGGCTATGGGCTTTGGCGCTACCAGGCGCAGGTACGAGCCCGGGCCGAGCAAACCGCCCTCCAGGTCCCGGAGGAGGAAATTGCCCGGCTCGAGGCCGAACTGGATCGACGATGA
- a CDS encoding redoxin domain-containing protein, with translation MLRFWPVWVLLIGGLFYWGLQRPNPEVLDSVRVGKPAPTFSLPVLAPYQEQFGLEYGIKEVLDKPVFLNIWASWCLPCRKEAPLLERFYQAHKDQVLILGVNVQDQESEALRFIAQYGLSFPSVYDARGRIGIEYGYTGVPETFIIAQDRTVRARHIGELNEASLLEYLRQVAR, from the coding sequence ATGCTTCGCTTCTGGCCGGTCTGGGTTCTGCTCATAGGGGGCCTCTTCTACTGGGGCTTACAGCGGCCCAACCCCGAGGTCCTGGACTCGGTGCGGGTGGGCAAGCCGGCCCCTACCTTCAGCCTGCCGGTGCTGGCGCCTTACCAGGAGCAGTTTGGCCTCGAGTACGGCATCAAGGAAGTCCTGGACAAGCCGGTCTTCCTCAACATATGGGCTAGCTGGTGCCTTCCTTGCCGCAAAGAGGCCCCCCTTTTGGAGCGCTTCTACCAGGCGCACAAGGACCAGGTGCTCATCCTAGGGGTCAATGTGCAGGACCAGGAAAGCGAGGCCCTGAGGTTCATCGCCCAGTATGGCCTAAGCTTCCCCAGCGTCTACGACGCCCGGGGCCGCATCGGGATCGAGTACGGCTACACCGGCGTGCCCGAAACCTTCATCATCGCCCAGGACCGCACGGTGCGGGCCCGGCACATTGGGGAGCTGAACGAGGCCAGTCTTTTGGAGTACCTGAGGCAGGTGGCACGGTGA
- a CDS encoding heme lyase CcmF/NrfE family subunit has product MTPGFLGGIALVAALLFSLLGLGLSALAHFLQDGRYLRAAQRTSLLSLLAAALSFAALEWAILTNDFSVSYVANHSASVNPLWVKLVTPWAALEGSILLWALLQTLYTWLVSLRVGRSLDVWRAPFALGTLFAVQVFFFAVMVFVAHPFDAVPNPPPEGLGTNPLLQNHWMMAVHPVLMYLGFVGLSVPFAYAVAAMLARRYQSWIFETRWWTLVAWGFLTAAIFTGKWWSYEILGWGGYWAWDPVENASLIPWLLATAFLHTAQVQERKGLFKGWNFAFITLAFAATVFGTFLTRSGVIQSVHAFASGPVGAWFLAFLLGVMALGLGLLARVSREIREAGEVRWQSREGALLAGALFFGTFAFVVVVGTLWPLVVELASGAKVSVGAPFFNQVSVPLGVFMLLLMGIGPVLPWRHTRGEVVRNLAAMLIALATGFLIGLGLGLSLGVSLAIGLFAYNLTAVGLMVAQGVRERARALGLPPSRAFFELAATQRRRFGSHIVHLGVALAALAIAFSQTYRYTEQKTLQVGEAWQTRGLEIRLLSLTAREEANRFAALAPIEVRSISRDGWGADGRYETRLNFYPQMSSPLATPVVRYSLYNDYYFVLMQFDQEKGQWATLKVIITPMVFWLWVAGGLMVLGTAYILWPAGAWAPSREAAPSLG; this is encoded by the coding sequence ATGACCCCAGGCTTCCTTGGTGGAATCGCGCTGGTCGCCGCCTTGCTTTTCTCCCTGCTGGGGCTTGGCCTATCGGCGCTGGCCCACTTCTTGCAGGACGGGCGCTACCTGCGCGCAGCCCAGCGCACCTCCCTCCTCAGCCTGCTGGCGGCGGCCCTGAGCTTTGCTGCGCTGGAGTGGGCCATCCTCACCAACGACTTCAGCGTCTCCTACGTGGCCAACCACAGCGCCTCGGTCAACCCCCTTTGGGTCAAGCTGGTCACGCCCTGGGCGGCCCTCGAGGGCTCCATCTTGCTCTGGGCTCTGCTGCAAACCCTCTACACCTGGCTGGTGAGCCTGCGGGTGGGCCGCAGCCTTGACGTGTGGCGGGCTCCCTTTGCCCTGGGCACCCTTTTTGCGGTCCAGGTCTTCTTCTTCGCGGTGATGGTCTTCGTGGCCCACCCCTTCGACGCCGTGCCCAATCCCCCGCCCGAAGGGCTTGGCACCAACCCCTTGCTCCAGAACCACTGGATGATGGCGGTGCACCCGGTGCTGATGTACCTGGGCTTTGTGGGCCTCTCGGTGCCCTTCGCCTATGCGGTGGCGGCCATGCTGGCCCGGCGCTACCAGAGCTGGATCTTCGAGACCCGCTGGTGGACCCTGGTGGCCTGGGGCTTCCTGACCGCGGCCATCTTCACCGGCAAGTGGTGGAGCTACGAGATCCTGGGCTGGGGCGGCTACTGGGCCTGGGACCCGGTGGAAAACGCCTCCCTCATCCCCTGGCTTTTGGCCACGGCCTTCCTCCACACCGCCCAGGTACAGGAGCGCAAGGGGCTTTTCAAGGGCTGGAACTTTGCCTTCATCACCCTGGCCTTCGCCGCCACGGTCTTCGGCACCTTCCTGACCCGCTCGGGGGTAATCCAGTCGGTCCACGCCTTCGCCAGCGGCCCGGTGGGGGCCTGGTTCCTGGCCTTTTTGCTGGGGGTGATGGCGCTGGGGCTGGGCCTGCTGGCCCGGGTCTCGCGCGAGATCCGCGAGGCCGGCGAGGTGCGCTGGCAAAGCCGGGAGGGGGCGCTGCTGGCCGGGGCGCTTTTCTTCGGCACCTTCGCCTTTGTGGTGGTGGTGGGCACGCTGTGGCCTTTGGTGGTAGAGCTCGCCAGCGGGGCCAAGGTCTCGGTGGGGGCTCCCTTCTTCAACCAGGTCTCGGTGCCCCTGGGTGTCTTCATGCTGCTTCTGATGGGCATAGGTCCGGTGCTCCCCTGGCGGCACACCCGAGGGGAGGTCGTGCGGAACCTCGCGGCCATGCTCATCGCCCTGGCCACCGGCTTCCTGATCGGGCTGGGGCTGGGGCTGTCCTTGGGGGTGTCGCTGGCGATAGGGCTCTTCGCCTACAACCTGACCGCGGTGGGGCTCATGGTGGCCCAGGGGGTGCGGGAGCGGGCCAGGGCCCTCGGCCTGCCGCCCAGCCGGGCCTTCTTTGAGCTCGCCGCCACCCAGCGGCGCCGCTTTGGCTCGCACATCGTGCACCTCGGGGTGGCCCTGGCTGCCCTGGCCATTGCCTTCAGCCAAACCTACCGCTACACCGAGCAGAAGACCCTGCAGGTGGGCGAGGCCTGGCAGACCCGGGGGCTTGAGATCCGCCTCCTCTCCCTCACCGCCCGCGAGGAGGCCAATCGCTTCGCCGCTTTGGCCCCCATCGAGGTGCGCTCGATCAGCCGGGACGGCTGGGGGGCCGACGGGCGCTACGAGACCCGGCTCAACTTCTACCCCCAGATGAGCTCACCCCTGGCCACCCCGGTGGTCCGGTACTCGCTTTACAACGACTACTACTTTGTGCTGATGCAGTTCGACCAGGAAAAAGGGCAGTGGGCTACCCTGAAGGTCATCATCACCCCCATGGTCTTCTGGCTGTGGGTGGCGGGGGGGCTGATGGTGCTGGGGACGGCGTACATCCTCTGGCCGGCGGGAGCGTGGGCACCGAGCCGGGAGGCAGCGCCGAGCTTGGGTTGA
- the ccmE gene encoding cytochrome c maturation protein CcmE produces MKAKYIVGLGVIVGALAYLVFGGLGQNLVYFITPSEYFQQAERYQNRSLRLGGLVKEGSLDYNPQTLELRFVVTDGVKDIPVRSSGATPPALFGENRGVVVEGRFQEGVFVSQNLLVKHSESYQPPKEGWTPEQVRKLIEETR; encoded by the coding sequence ATGAAGGCCAAATACATCGTCGGTCTAGGGGTCATCGTGGGGGCCCTGGCCTACCTGGTCTTCGGGGGGTTGGGGCAGAACCTGGTCTACTTCATCACCCCCAGCGAGTACTTCCAGCAGGCCGAGCGCTACCAGAACCGCTCCTTGCGGCTTGGGGGTTTGGTCAAGGAAGGTTCGCTCGACTACAACCCCCAGACCCTGGAGCTGCGCTTTGTGGTCACGGACGGGGTGAAGGACATCCCGGTGCGCTCCTCGGGGGCTACCCCCCCGGCCCTCTTCGGTGAGAACCGCGGGGTGGTGGTGGAGGGCCGCTTCCAGGAGGGCGTTTTCGTCAGCCAGAACCTGTTGGTAAAGCACTCTGAGTCCTACCAGCCCCCCAAGGAGGGCTGGACCCCGGAGCAGGTGCGCAAGCTGATTGAGGAGACCCGATGA
- the ccsA gene encoding cytochrome c biogenesis protein CcsA, with protein MQLSANLSSRLDSLTLAILALGTLGVVVGFFMAMSSPPDQSQGYVARIFHMHVPTAWMAYLASFAALFYSVAYLVRRRAHFDRVAAATVEVGLIFMALALLSGMLWAKPTWGVYWDWEPRLTTTAILFAIYVGYVVVRGAIEDPELRAKAAAGVAILGSINVPISYMSVKWWRSLHQTQSIDLTTGKIMVDASILVPMLVNLAALTLLFVGLVRFRSIIAAREAAREEV; from the coding sequence ATGCAGCTTAGCGCGAACCTAAGTAGCCGCCTGGATAGCCTGACCCTGGCCATCCTGGCCCTGGGAACGCTGGGGGTGGTGGTGGGCTTTTTCATGGCCATGTCCTCCCCGCCCGACCAAAGCCAGGGGTATGTGGCCCGTATCTTCCACATGCACGTGCCCACCGCCTGGATGGCCTACCTGGCCAGCTTCGCTGCGCTTTTCTACTCGGTGGCCTATCTGGTACGGCGCAGGGCCCACTTCGACCGGGTGGCCGCCGCCACCGTGGAGGTGGGCCTCATCTTCATGGCCCTGGCCCTGCTCTCCGGGATGCTCTGGGCCAAACCCACCTGGGGGGTGTACTGGGACTGGGAGCCCCGGCTCACCACCACCGCCATCCTCTTCGCCATCTACGTGGGCTACGTGGTGGTGCGGGGGGCCATCGAGGACCCTGAGCTTCGCGCCAAGGCCGCCGCGGGGGTGGCCATCCTGGGCTCCATCAACGTGCCCATCAGCTACATGTCGGTAAAGTGGTGGCGCAGCCTCCACCAGACTCAGTCCATCGACCTCACCACCGGCAAGATTATGGTGGACGCCAGCATCCTGGTGCCCATGCTGGTCAACCTGGCGGCCCTGACCCTGCTTTTTGTGGGCCTGGTACGCTTCCGCAGCATCATCGCAGCGCGCGAAGCTGCCCGGGAGGAGGTCTAG
- a CDS encoding heme exporter protein CcmB, with translation MQRILWLAWRDLVLEFRGRTGLFSVVFFLVVMLFVLALAFGPAPQELRKAAPGVLWVALAFAGSLLAGRAFGLEVEDSTLDDLLLLPGSREWIYFGKLLFQLVLLLGVGLVLLVLAGGLFHLPLQPWGWYVLVLLLGSLGYAAITTFYAAMLARLRGREVLLPLLVFPLVIPVVLAAMRFTQSLAEGVPVGEVLDWLRLLLVFDAIYVTAAAMLFPHVLEG, from the coding sequence GTGCAGCGAATCCTGTGGCTGGCCTGGCGCGATCTGGTCCTGGAGTTCAGGGGGCGCACCGGCCTCTTCTCCGTGGTCTTTTTCCTGGTGGTAATGCTCTTCGTGCTGGCCCTGGCCTTCGGCCCAGCGCCGCAGGAGCTGCGCAAGGCCGCCCCGGGGGTGCTTTGGGTGGCGCTGGCCTTTGCCGGCAGTCTCCTGGCCGGGCGGGCTTTCGGCCTCGAGGTCGAGGACAGCACCCTCGACGACCTCCTTTTGCTGCCGGGCAGCCGGGAGTGGATCTACTTCGGCAAGCTCCTCTTCCAGCTCGTCCTGCTGCTGGGGGTAGGCCTGGTCCTGCTCGTGCTGGCCGGAGGGCTTTTCCACCTGCCGCTTCAACCGTGGGGCTGGTATGTCCTGGTTTTGCTGCTGGGCTCCCTTGGCTACGCCGCCATCACCACTTTTTACGCCGCCATGCTGGCCCGCCTGCGGGGGCGGGAGGTGCTGCTGCCCCTTTTGGTATTTCCTTTGGTGATTCCCGTGGTGCTCGCCGCGATGCGCTTTACCCAGAGCCTGGCAGAAGGCGTCCCGGTAGGCGAGGTCTTGGACTGGCTGAGGCTGCTTCTGGTTTTCGACGCCATCTACGTGACGGCTGCTGCCATGCTATTCCCGCATGTCCTCGAGGGCTAG